From one Danio rerio strain Tuebingen ecotype United States chromosome 19, GRCz12tu, whole genome shotgun sequence genomic stretch:
- the sh3bgrl3 gene encoding SH3 domain-binding glutamic acid-rich-like protein 3, translated as MSIKLYYTTVTASREVKSQQAEVMRILESKSIRYELIDISVGGAIRDEMRSKSGNPTAIPPQIFNEDQYCGNYEMFTEAVEADTVEQFLKIA; from the exons ATGAGCATCAAACTGTATTACACCACCGTCACTGCATCTCGAGAG gtcAAGTCTCAGCAGGCAGAAGTGATGCGTATTTTGGAGAGTAAGAGCATCCGATATGAGCTGATTGACATCTCGGTGGGCGGTGCGATCCGGGATGAGATGAGGAGTAAATCAGGAAACCCTACAGCAATCCCACCTCAGATATTCAATGAAGATCAGTACTGTGGG AACTACGAGATGTTTACTGAGGCAGTGGAAGCAGACACAGTGGAACAGTTTCTGAAGATTGCATGA
- the paqr7a gene encoding progestin and adipoQ receptor family member VII, a isoform X1, which translates to MKKIGRLFFNLQKMMQIPQMLSETISSMPKTLSDKEAPCFFRKHYIHSGYRAVHQKWRYYFLSLFQWHNESINVWTHLLGALVVLLRAVQLAETVDFINDAHSWPLLILLLTSMAYMGFSTVAHLLAAKSVFHHYAFFFLDYVGVALYQYGSAVVHYYYAIEESWHESVRGCFMPIASFLCCLSCFGCCYGTYCNYTHHPWVRKVGQIVPSALAYEWDTSPVFHRLVIWYPFWVTGDFRSSPALLFHFGQVAFFLSSAFFFTHPIPQSWFPGHCDFLGQGHQVFHVLIFLCTVCQIQASYLDYLNRRDVYVTLHTNGEASFFVLLFILTLVMSTLIAFYILAKVKRAVSNTEKQRKE; encoded by the coding sequence ATGAAAAAGATTGGCCGGTTATTCTTTAACCTGCAGAAGATGATGCAAATTCCTCAGATGCTCTCCGAGACCATATCATCAATGCCCAAGACCTTGAGCGACAAAGAGGCACCTTGTTTTTTCCGCAAACACTACATTCACTCTGGCTACCGCGCAGTCCACCAGAAGTGGCGCTACTACTTCCTGTCGCTCTTCCAATGGCACAACGAATCCATAAATGTTTGGACGCACCTACTGGGAGCACTAGTGGTGCTTTTGAGAGCTGTCCAATTAGCTGAGACTGTAGATTTCATAAATGATGCTCATTCCTGGCCACTTCTTATCCTTCTCTTGACATCAATGGCTTACATGGGTTTTAGCACTGTGGCTCACCTGTTGGCAGCCAAATCAGTGTTCCAccattatgctttttttttcctcGATTATGTTGGTGTTGCGCTGTATCAATACGGAAGCGCAGTGGTGCACTACTACTATGCTATTGAGGAAAGTTGGCATGAAAGCGTGCGAGGATGTTTCATGCCTATTGCTAGCTTTTTGTGTTGTCTGTCTTGCTTCGGCTGCTGTTATGGGACGTATTGCAATTACACCCATCATCCATGGGTACGTAAAGTAGGCCAAATAGTTCCTTCAGCCTTAGCATATGAATGGGACACCAGTCCTGTGTTCCATCGTTTGGTCATCTGGTATCCGTTCTGGGTGACAGGAGATTTCAGAAGCAGTCCTGCTCTGCTTTTTCACTTTGGCCAGGTGGCATTCTTTCTGTCCAGCGCGTTTTTCTTCACTCATCCTATTCCCCAGAGCTGGTTTCCGGGTCACTGTGACTTTTTAGGTCAGGGTCATCAAGTATTTCACGTTCTGATATTTTTATGTACAGTCTGCCAGATTCAAGCTTCATATTTGGACTACCTCAACCGCAGAGACGTCTACGTGACTCTGCATACCAACGGAGAGGCATCCTTCTTCGTCTTGCTGTTTATTTTGACCCTTGTCATGTCTACTCTAATAGCTTTTTATATACTTGCAAAAGTAAAAAGAGCAGTCAGCAATACCGAAAAGCAAAGGAAAGAGTAA